One part of the Populus alba chromosome 18, ASM523922v2, whole genome shotgun sequence genome encodes these proteins:
- the LOC118051178 gene encoding homeobox protein knotted-1-like 3 isoform X3, which yields MAFHHNLSSQDLPLHHFTDQQATENHTAPPNWLNTALLRSQQPPQQQTHHHFTDNNNTNNFLNLHTTTTTATATTSDSASHNPVQWLSRSSSSLLNRNHSDVIDDVAAGGDHAIITSLSQESSELKNMNKSEGEAMVADSGGGEAVVNWQNARYKADILTHPLYDQLLSAHVACLRIATPVDQLPRIDAQLAQSQQVVTKYSALGSHQGLVPDDKELDQFMTHYFLLLCSFKEQLQQHVRVHAMEAVMACWEIEQSLQSLTGVSPGEGTGATMSDDDDDQVDSDANLFVGSLEGADTLGFGPLVPTESERSLMERVRQELKHELKQGYKEKIVDIREEILRKRRAGKLPGDTTSVLKAWWQSHSKWPYPTEEDKARLVQETGLQLKQINNWFINQRKRNWHSNPSTSTVLKSKRKR from the exons ATGGCCTTTCACCATAACTTGTCATCACAAGACCTCCCTCTTCACCACTTCACAGACCAACAAGCAACAGAGAACCACACAGCACCACCGAATTGGCTGAACACTGCCCTCCTCCGCTCTCAACAACCACCACAACAACAAACTCACCACCACTTCACTGATAACAACAACACAAACAATTTCTTGAACCTccacaccaccaccactaccgCCACCGCCACCACTTCTGACTCAGCCTCTCATAACCCAGTTCAATGGCTCTCCCGGTCCTCCTCCTCCCTCCTAAACCGCAACCACAGTGACGTCATCGACGACGTCGCCGCCGGCGGGGACCACGCCATCATAACTAGTCTATCGCAAGAATCGTCGGAATTGAAGAATATGAATAAGAGTGAAGGTGAAGCCATGGTGGCGGATAGTGGTGGAGGAGAGGCGGTGGTGAATTGGCAAAATGCAAGGTATAAAGCGGACATATTGACGCATCCGTTGTACGATCAATTGCTGTCGGCACACGTGGCGTGTTTAAGGATTGCCACGCCAGTTGATCAGTTGCCGAGGATTGATGCACAGTTGGCTCAGTCACAACAAGTAGTAACTAAGTACTCTGCTCTTGGAAGTCACCAAGGATTGGTTCCTGATGATAAAGAGCTTGATCAGTTTATG ACACATTATTTTCTATTGCTCTGTTCCTTCAAAGAACAATTGCAACAACATGTTCGAGTTCATGCAATGGAAGCAGTGATGGCATGCTGGGAGATAGAGCAATCCCTACAAAGTTTAACGG GAGTTTCTCCAGGTGAAGGTACAGGTGCAACAATGTCCGATGACGACGACGACCAAGTTGACAGTGATGCCAATTTGTTCGTTGGAAGTTTGGAGGGTGCAGATACACTAGGGTTTGGTCCCTTGGTCCCTACAGAGAGTGAGAGATCTTTGATGGAGCGTGTGAGACAAGAATTGAAGCATGAATTAAAACAG ggttacaaagaaaaaattgttgacATTAGAGAGGAAATTCTGCGAAAGAGAAGAGCAGGAAAGCTTCCTGGGGACACAACCTCAGTCTTAAAAGCTTGGTGGCAATCACATTCCAAGTGGCCATATCCTACC GAGGAAGACAAGGCAAGATTGGTGCAGGAAACGGGCTTGCAATTAAAGCAGATAAATAACTGGTTCATCAATCAAAGGAAGAGGAACTGGCACAGTAATCCTTCGACCTCAACAGTCTTGAAAAGCAAACGCAAaag GTGA
- the LOC118051178 gene encoding homeobox protein knotted-1-like 3 isoform X1, producing MAFHHNLSSQDLPLHHFTDQQATENHTAPPNWLNTALLRSQQPPQQQTHHHFTDNNNTNNFLNLHTTTTTATATTSDSASHNPVQWLSRSSSSLLNRNHSDVIDDVAAGGDHAIITSLSQESSELKNMNKSEGEAMVADSGGGEAVVNWQNARYKADILTHPLYDQLLSAHVACLRIATPVDQLPRIDAQLAQSQQVVTKYSALGSHQGLVPDDKELDQFMTHYFLLLCSFKEQLQQHVRVHAMEAVMACWEIEQSLQSLTGVSPGEGTGATMSDDDDDQVDSDANLFVGSLEGADTLGFGPLVPTESERSLMERVRQELKHELKQGYKEKIVDIREEILRKRRAGKLPGDTTSVLKAWWQSHSKWPYPTEEDKARLVQETGLQLKQINNWFINQRKRNWHSNPSTSTVLKSKRKRSNAGDNNGDRFV from the exons ATGGCCTTTCACCATAACTTGTCATCACAAGACCTCCCTCTTCACCACTTCACAGACCAACAAGCAACAGAGAACCACACAGCACCACCGAATTGGCTGAACACTGCCCTCCTCCGCTCTCAACAACCACCACAACAACAAACTCACCACCACTTCACTGATAACAACAACACAAACAATTTCTTGAACCTccacaccaccaccactaccgCCACCGCCACCACTTCTGACTCAGCCTCTCATAACCCAGTTCAATGGCTCTCCCGGTCCTCCTCCTCCCTCCTAAACCGCAACCACAGTGACGTCATCGACGACGTCGCCGCCGGCGGGGACCACGCCATCATAACTAGTCTATCGCAAGAATCGTCGGAATTGAAGAATATGAATAAGAGTGAAGGTGAAGCCATGGTGGCGGATAGTGGTGGAGGAGAGGCGGTGGTGAATTGGCAAAATGCAAGGTATAAAGCGGACATATTGACGCATCCGTTGTACGATCAATTGCTGTCGGCACACGTGGCGTGTTTAAGGATTGCCACGCCAGTTGATCAGTTGCCGAGGATTGATGCACAGTTGGCTCAGTCACAACAAGTAGTAACTAAGTACTCTGCTCTTGGAAGTCACCAAGGATTGGTTCCTGATGATAAAGAGCTTGATCAGTTTATG ACACATTATTTTCTATTGCTCTGTTCCTTCAAAGAACAATTGCAACAACATGTTCGAGTTCATGCAATGGAAGCAGTGATGGCATGCTGGGAGATAGAGCAATCCCTACAAAGTTTAACGG GAGTTTCTCCAGGTGAAGGTACAGGTGCAACAATGTCCGATGACGACGACGACCAAGTTGACAGTGATGCCAATTTGTTCGTTGGAAGTTTGGAGGGTGCAGATACACTAGGGTTTGGTCCCTTGGTCCCTACAGAGAGTGAGAGATCTTTGATGGAGCGTGTGAGACAAGAATTGAAGCATGAATTAAAACAG ggttacaaagaaaaaattgttgacATTAGAGAGGAAATTCTGCGAAAGAGAAGAGCAGGAAAGCTTCCTGGGGACACAACCTCAGTCTTAAAAGCTTGGTGGCAATCACATTCCAAGTGGCCATATCCTACC GAGGAAGACAAGGCAAGATTGGTGCAGGAAACGGGCTTGCAATTAAAGCAGATAAATAACTGGTTCATCAATCAAAGGAAGAGGAACTGGCACAGTAATCCTTCGACCTCAACAGTCTTGAAAAGCAAACGCAAaag AAGCAATGCAGGTGATAACAATGGCGATCGATTTGTGTAA
- the LOC118051178 gene encoding homeobox protein knotted-1-like 3 isoform X2, whose amino-acid sequence MAFHHNLSSQDLPLHHFTDQQATENHTAPPNWLNTALLRSQQPPQQQTHHHFTDNNNTNNFLNLHTTTTTATATTSDSASHNPVQWLSRSSSSLLNRNHSDVIDDVAAGGDHAIITSLSQESSELKNMNKSEGEAMVADSGGGEAVVNWQNARYKADILTHPLYDQLLSAHVACLRIATPVDQLPRIDAQLAQSQQVVTKYSALGSHQGLVPDDKELDQFMTHYFLLLCSFKEQLQQHVRVHAMEAVMACWEIEQSLQSLTGVSPGEGTGATMSDDDDDQVDSDANLFVGSLEGADTLGFGPLVPTESERSLMERVRQELKHELKQGYKEKIVDIREEILRKRRAGKLPGDTTSVLKAWWQSHSKWPYPTEEDKARLVQETGLQLKQINNWFINQRKRNWHSNPSTSTVLKSKRKSNAGDNNGDRFV is encoded by the exons ATGGCCTTTCACCATAACTTGTCATCACAAGACCTCCCTCTTCACCACTTCACAGACCAACAAGCAACAGAGAACCACACAGCACCACCGAATTGGCTGAACACTGCCCTCCTCCGCTCTCAACAACCACCACAACAACAAACTCACCACCACTTCACTGATAACAACAACACAAACAATTTCTTGAACCTccacaccaccaccactaccgCCACCGCCACCACTTCTGACTCAGCCTCTCATAACCCAGTTCAATGGCTCTCCCGGTCCTCCTCCTCCCTCCTAAACCGCAACCACAGTGACGTCATCGACGACGTCGCCGCCGGCGGGGACCACGCCATCATAACTAGTCTATCGCAAGAATCGTCGGAATTGAAGAATATGAATAAGAGTGAAGGTGAAGCCATGGTGGCGGATAGTGGTGGAGGAGAGGCGGTGGTGAATTGGCAAAATGCAAGGTATAAAGCGGACATATTGACGCATCCGTTGTACGATCAATTGCTGTCGGCACACGTGGCGTGTTTAAGGATTGCCACGCCAGTTGATCAGTTGCCGAGGATTGATGCACAGTTGGCTCAGTCACAACAAGTAGTAACTAAGTACTCTGCTCTTGGAAGTCACCAAGGATTGGTTCCTGATGATAAAGAGCTTGATCAGTTTATG ACACATTATTTTCTATTGCTCTGTTCCTTCAAAGAACAATTGCAACAACATGTTCGAGTTCATGCAATGGAAGCAGTGATGGCATGCTGGGAGATAGAGCAATCCCTACAAAGTTTAACGG GAGTTTCTCCAGGTGAAGGTACAGGTGCAACAATGTCCGATGACGACGACGACCAAGTTGACAGTGATGCCAATTTGTTCGTTGGAAGTTTGGAGGGTGCAGATACACTAGGGTTTGGTCCCTTGGTCCCTACAGAGAGTGAGAGATCTTTGATGGAGCGTGTGAGACAAGAATTGAAGCATGAATTAAAACAG ggttacaaagaaaaaattgttgacATTAGAGAGGAAATTCTGCGAAAGAGAAGAGCAGGAAAGCTTCCTGGGGACACAACCTCAGTCTTAAAAGCTTGGTGGCAATCACATTCCAAGTGGCCATATCCTACC GAGGAAGACAAGGCAAGATTGGTGCAGGAAACGGGCTTGCAATTAAAGCAGATAAATAACTGGTTCATCAATCAAAGGAAGAGGAACTGGCACAGTAATCCTTCGACCTCAACAGTCTTGAAAAGCAAACGCAAaag CAATGCAGGTGATAACAATGGCGATCGATTTGTGTAA